Proteins encoded by one window of Asterias rubens chromosome 18, eAstRub1.3, whole genome shotgun sequence:
- the LOC117302610 gene encoding uncharacterized protein LOC117302610, with protein sequence MTDEASSNRSKDTTHMIQIFIKTPINPKTLCLRLDHKTTVSDLKDIIHRKLAIRPALQNLYTNNKRFKLCDALTLLDLGIKPETNIDLTLAEGLLGGAPTPVDETLLRTLAVNLCKDWQQLADKLMFRQAEISKFERLAESNPEEQAYKMLDSWWSKHADNGEAGEWLRSALAQIGRRDLAARIPGYVPHSPRAGSNRQSPEHQSTSDGSGINEM encoded by the exons ATGAC AGACGAAGCCTCATCCAATAGAAGCAAAGACACTACTCACATGATACAGATCTTTATCAAGACGCCCATCAACCCCAAAACCCTCTGTCTACGACTCGATCACAAAACAACCGTCTCCGACCTGAAAGACATCATTCACAGGAAGTTGGCCATTCGTCCTGCTTTGCAAAATCTTTACACAAACAACAAAAGGTTCAAG TTGTGTGACGCTTTGACTCTTCTTGATCTTGGCATTAAACCGGAGACAAACATTGATCTAACATTAGCAGAAGGATTGCTTGGTGGCGCCCCAACAC CAGTAGACGAGACACTCCTACGGACTTTAGCGGTAAACCTCTGCAAGGACTGGCAGCAACTCGCAGACAAGCTTATGTTCAGACAAGCAGAGATTAGCAAGTTTGAACGCCTCGCTGAGAGCAACCCAGAAGAACAGGCTTACAAGATGCTAGATTCTTGGTGGAGCAAGCATGCTGATAACGGAGAAGCGGGAGAATGGTTGAGAAGTGCTTTGGCTCAGATAGGTCGTCGAGATTTAGCTGCGAGGATCCCAG GTTATGTACCCCACTCCCCAAGAGCAGGTAGCAACAGGCAGTCACCGGAACATCAGTCAACATCCGATGGATCAGGTATTAATGAGATGTGA